The nucleotide window TACGTATTTGAACCAGTAGTCTGCAATACCTGCTTCCACTGCAACGCGTGCAGAGACAGCTTTCGGCAGTACGGATTCACGGTATGCTGCATCCTGCTTGTCGAATGCATCGGTAGACGGCATGGAAACCACGCGCGCTTTAACGCCTTCGGCAGACAGTTTGTCCCATGCCGCAACAGCCAGCTCAACCTCAGAACCGGTTGCAATGAAGATAAGCTCAGGCTGACCCGCGCAATCTTTCAGTACGTAACCACCGCGAGCGATGTTCGCCAGCTGCTCTGCAGTACGCTCCTGCTGTGCCAGGTTCTGACGGGAGAGGATCAGCGCGGTCGGGCCGTCCTGACGCTCAACACCGTATTTCCACGCTACCGCGGATTCAACCTGGTCACATGGACGCCATGTGCTCATGTTCGGGGTCACGCGCAGAGATGCGACCTGCTCTACCGGCTGGTGAGTTGGGCCATCTTCACCCAGACCGATAGAGTCGTGGGTGTAGACCATCACCTGACGCTGTTTCATCAGCGCAGCCATACGCACGGCGTTACGTGCATACTCGACGAACATCAGGAAGGTAGAGGTGTACGGCAGGAAACCACCGTGCAGGGAGATACCGTTCGCGATAGCAGTCATACCGAATTCACGTACACCGTAATGGATGTAGTTACCGGCGGTATCTTCGTTGATCGCTTTAGAACCAGACCACAGGGTCAGGTTGGATGGTGCGAGGTCCGCAGAGCCACCCAGGAATTCTGGAAGCAGTGGACCGAACGCTTCGATAGCGTTCTGAGATGCTTTACGGCTGGCAATTTTAGATGGATTCGCCTGCAGTTTAGCGATGAATTCATTCGCTTTCGCGTCGAAATCAGATGGCATATCACCTTTCATACGACGGGTGAATTCAGCTGCTTCCTGTGGGAAGGCTTTCGCATAGGCAGCGAACTTCTCGTTCCAGGCCGCTTCTTTAACCTGACCTGCTTCTTTTGCATCCCACTGCGCGTAGATGTCAGATGGGATTTCGAACGCAGGGTGTTTCCAGCCCAGTGCTTCACGAGTCAGTGCAATTTCCGCGTCACCCAGTGGTGCACCGTGGGAATCGTGCGTACCCGCTTTGTTCGGAGAACCGAAGCCGATGATGGTTTTGCACATCAGCAGGGACGGTTTGTCCGTCACGGCGCGTGCTTCTTCTACTGCGAGTTTAATCGAGTCAGCATCGTGGCCATCAACACCACGCACAACGTGCCAGCCGTAGGCTTCGAAACGTTTAGCGGTGTCATCAGTGAACCAGCCTTCAACATGACCGTCGATGGAGATACCGTTATCGTCATAGAACGCAACCAGTTTACCCAGCTTCAGGGTACCTGCCAGGGAGCACACTTCGTGAGAAATGCCTTCCATCATGCAGCCGTCGCCCATGAACGCGTAAGTGAAGTGGTCAACAATATCGTGGCCAGGACGGTTGAACTGCGCCGCCATGGTCTTCTCGGCAATCGCCATACCCACTGCGTTAGCAATACCCTGACCCAGTGGGCCGGTGGTCGTTTCTACGCCAGCGGTGTAACCCACTTCCGGGTGACCTGGAGTTTTGGAGTGCAGCTGACGGAAGTTTTTCAGCTCTTCAATTGGCAGATCATAGCCAGTGAGGTGCAACAGGCTGTAGATCAGCATAGAGCCGTGGCCGTTAGACAGGACGAAACGGTCGCGGTCAGCCCATGCCGGGTTCTGCGGGTTGTGGTTCAGGAAATCACGCCACAAGACTTCGGCAATATCAGCCATACCCATAGGGGCTCCCGGGTGGCCGGATTTGGCTTTCTGTACTGCGTCCATGCTCAGCGCACGAATAGCATTAGCAAGCTCTTTACGTGAGGACATTTTAACTCCAGATCGGACTGTTAAAGGCCATGCCCTTGACGACAGCGCGTTTTGGGCTACGCCGGAAAAAAGTGCCAACAATGTAACCCAAGCAGCAAGGCATGTACATGGAGCATTCTTTTGCAGCTTAAGAAATCTCTGGATCATGCTCGCATGTTGCGCAATCTGCTCGCCCGGCCCTGTTGATATTCCTTATACTTAGCCAGCCCCCGGCTTCGCTGGCGGTATACTTTTAAGATTTTATTCAGATTAACGAGTACGGAAGCAACATCATGAAAATGCGTGCAATAGTGCTGGCCCTGGGTACAACGCTCCTGCTGAGCGGCTGTCAGAATATGGACTCTAACGGTCTGATGACCTCAGGCGCAGAAGCTTTTCAGGCGTATTCCCTGAGCGACGCACAGGTTAAAGCGCTGAGCGACCAGTCCTGTAAAGATATGGATGGAAAAGCCACCATTGCCCCGGACAATAGTACCTACACGCAGCGTCTGAATAAGATTGCGTCCGCTCTGGGCGATAACATCAACGGACAGCCGGTAAACTATAAGGTCTACATGGCGAAGGATGTGAACGCCTTCGCGATGGCAAACGGCTGCATCCGTGTGTATAGCGGGCTGATGGACATGATGAACGACAACGAAGTCGAAGCGGTGATCGGCCATGAAATGGGCCACGTTGCACTGGGCCACGTGAAGAAAGGAATGCAGGTTGCGCTGGGCACTAACGCGATCCGCGCGGCGGCAGCCTCTGCTGGTGGGATCGTAGGCAGCCTTTCCCAGTCTCAGCTTGGCGACGTCGGTGAAAAACTGGTCAACTCCCAGTTCTCCCAACGCCAGGAATCTGAAGCGGATGACTACTCTTACGATTTGTTGCGCAAACGCGGGATTAACCCATCAGGTTTAGCCACCAGCTTCGAGAAACTGGCAAAGCAGGAAGCAGGACGCCAAAGCTCCATGTTTGACGACCACCCAGCCTCAGAAGAGCGTGCGCAACATATTCGCGATCGCATGGCCGCTGACGGAATCAAATAATGTAAAAGGAGGCATATTTGCCTCCTTTTTTATAGACGAAAGTCGGGTGGCGGCTTCGCCCTACCCGGCTGACAACTTACTCGCCTTTTTTCGCGGCCTGGAGGTAAAGCATTTCCAGCCCCAGAGTAGCCGCTGCCAGCGCCGTGATCTCTGACTGATCATAAGCCGGAGCCACTTCCACCACATCCATACCAACGATGTTCAGATATTTCAGACCACGAACCAGTTTGATGGCGCGATCGGACGTCAGGCCGCCGATCACAGGAGTTCCGGTACCCGGTGCAAACGCCGGATCCAGGCAGTCAATGTCGAAGGTCAGGTACACAGGCATATCACCGACGATCTGCTTAACCTGAGCCAGAATATCGTCCACGCCGCGATCGTTCACCTGGCCTGCATCCAGTACGGTAAAACCGTTGTCTTTGTCGAATTCTGTACGGATACCAATCTGTACTGAATGGTTTGGATCGATCAGGCCTTCGTTCGGTGCGGTAAAGAACATCGTACCGTGGTCAAATTCACAGCCGTTCGCGTAAGTGTCGGTATGCGCATCAAAGTGTACCAACGCCATTTTACCGAAGTGTTTGGCGTGGGCGCGCAACAGCGGCAGAGTGACAAAGTGGTCACCACCGAAAGAGAGCATACGCTTACCTGCTGCCAGCAGTTTCTCGGCATGGGCCTGCAGTTTTTCGCTCATGTCACGCGCATCACCAAACGCGTAAACCAGGTCACCACAGTCCACTACGTTCAGACGTTCACGCATGTCGAAGTTCCACGGGAAGCGGTTATGCTCCCAGGCCAGGTTAGTCGACACCTGGCGGATCGCTGCCGGGCCATGACGGCCACCGGCACGGCCGGAGGTTGCCATGTCAAACGGAACACCAGTGATCACCCAGTCAGCATTGCTGTCGTATGGCTGGAAGTTCATCGGGAGACGTAAAAAACCAAACGCGTTAGATACCAGAGAGTTATCGTACTGATGACCTAAAGTGCTCATGTCCTGACCTCTTTTAAAGTCGATACATTAAAAACAGATGAAAAAAAATCCCCTCCGCGTCGTTAAACCCGACGAGGAAGGGATTGATTCGTAAATCGCTAATTGGGACGAATTATCGCCGTTAATTCATACGGGTTCAAGTGAGTATAGGGGATTGTGCGGTCTTTGCCCCTCACCCTAACCCTCTCCCCAGAGGGAAGAGGGAAAAGGAATTACTCATCTTCCAGGTAGGTGTAACCGTACAGACCCGCTTCAAACTCTTCCAGGAACTGCTGCTGCAGGGCATCGTCCAGACCGGTGTTTTTCACCTGGTCGCGGAACTGGGTCAGAAGAGTTTTCGGATCCAGCTGCACGTATTCCAGCATGTCTGCCACGGTGTCCCCTTCGTCGGACAACTCCACTTCCACGCTGCCGTCAGGGAAGACAAACACATCAACCGCTTCGGTATCCCCGAACAGGTTGTGCATGTTACCGAGGATCTCCTGGTACGCGCCGACCATAAAGAAGCCCAACATTGGCGGGTTCTCCGGGTCATATTCCGGCATTGGCATGGTCGTTGCGATGCCGTCACCATCAACGTAGTGGTCGATAGCACCGTCGGAGTCACAGGTGATGTCCAGCAACACCGCACGACGTTCCGGAGCATGGTTCAACCCTTCCAGCGGCAGTACCGGGAACAGCTGGTCGATACCCCAGGCATCCGGCATCGACTGGAACAGCGAGAAGTTGACGTAAATCTTATCCGCCATACGTTCCTGCAGCTCGTCGATAATCGGACGGTGTGCCCGGTTGCTCGGGTCGAGCTGCTTCTGCACTTCATGGCACATGTTCAGATAAAGCTGCTCTGCCCACGCGCGCTCCTGCAGGCTGAAGGTGCCTGAGGAATAACCGACGTGAATGTCATGCAGATCCATCTGGCTGTCATGCAGCCATTCGCGCAGAGAACGACGCGTACCCGGCTCGTGCATCTCCTGCCAGGTTTCCCACATGCTTTGCAGCGCGCGCGGGGCATCGTCTGCCGGAGGTGTGGCTGCGGTATTTTCGCTACGCTCAACGCCGATGATGTTAGAAACCAGCACGGTATGGTGCGCGGTCACCGCGCGACCGGATTCAGTGATCACCGTTGGGTGCGGCAGGCCGTTTTCTTCACAGGCATCACCAATCGCCCAGATGATGTTATTGGCATACTCGTTCAGGCCGTAGTTGACGGAGCAGTCAGACTGCGAACGCGTGCCTTCATAGTCCACGCCCAGGCCACCGCCCACGTCGAAGCACTGAATGTTGACACCCAGCTTGTGCAGCTCAACGTAGAAACGGGCCGACTCACGCACGCCAGTAGCGATATCGCGAATATTGGCCATCTGTGAACCGAGGTGGAAGTGCAGCAACTGAATGCTGTCCAGACGACCACGCTCACGCAGAATTTCTACCAGTTGCAGCACCTGGTTTGCCGCGAGGCCGAATTTAGATTTTTCGCCACCGGAGGACTGCCATTTACCGGAACCCTGCGACGCCAGACGCGCACGCACACCGAGGCGCGGTACCACGTTCAGACGCTCGGCCTCTTCCAGCACGATAGCAATCTCGGTCATCTTCTCGATAACCAGATAGACCTTGTGTCCCATCTTCTCGCCAATCAGCGCCAGACGAATGTATTCACGGTCTTTATAACCGTTACAGACGATCACTGACCGGGTCATGCCCGCGTGCGCCAGAACGGCCATCAGTTCCGCTTTCGAACCTGCTTCCAGGCCCAGCGGTTCGCCGGAGTGGATCAGGGATTCAATCACGCGGCGATGCTGGTTCACCTTGATGGGGTAAACCAGGAAATAGTCGCCTTTATAACCGTAAGATTCACGTGCGCGTTTGAACGCGGCGTTAATCGAACGCAGGCGGTGTTGCAGGATCTGCGGGAAGCAGAACAGTGCAGGTAAACGCTGGCCCTGCGCTTCGCGTGCTTTCACCAGTCTGGCGAGATCCACGCGCGCTTCAGGAACGTCTGGATCCGGGCAAACACTGATGTGGCCCAGTTCGTTGACGTCGTAGTAGTTATTGCCCCACCAGGCAATATTGTAAGTGCGCAGCATCTTGCTGGCTTCCTGGGAGTTCATCGCAACCTCCTGCATAGAACGTAGTACACCCTGTTCGCCTGCTGACGAAGGCGAAACCGAAGACATGTCGTCAGACATAGCGAACCTCAACTCTTTGTATTAAGTGTAAAACAGTTGACTACTATCGCAGCGTTACACGGCGATAACAACCCATAAACGACCCTGTCTCCCAGCAGAGTATGCTGAAATTCAGACCGTGCGACCGGTTTCTTATTCATATCATTGTAAAACACGTATCCGAACTCTGTATGACAAGGTTCGGCGAAACCACGAGAAAACTCTTGTATTAACAAGAGCGCCCTTGTTCAGTTTTCACAAGGCGTGACCAGCCCTGGGATCCTGAGAAGCGCCGAGATGGGTATAACATCGGCAGGTTTGCAGACTAGATTTGCGGGTTGCGGGAATCAAATACGCGCCAGAACGGCTGCGCTGAATTAGCGGAAAACGATGGTTCATTATCTCGTATCACCTCCACGGCCGCTCCTGCTGAAACGGACCACAAGCCAAAGCTAATAGTTCACTGCTTAACCCGGCTGGAAGTGGCGACACGATGAGTTCATCGAGCGCTTTTTTATATGAGCCGCGCGCCGCGTTTTATACCGAGAAGGTAGCCAAAATGCAAAAGATAAATGCGCGCGTTGCCAGCGCCGTCAGGAAAAATTTCCACCAGAGAATTCAACGCAGTGAGAGGTTAGTCAAAAAAAACTGGAAATAGGGCGAAGAAGTGACCTAAAATAGCCATCCAGATGTTAATCCATCCATACCGATTAACACTCAGACTGCCAGTGTCAAAAAGCAACCGGCCTTGGTAGAATACTCTCCTTTGGCTATTCCACACAGCAGTTCGAGCTAACCAAATTCTCCTTAGGTGAAATAAAACATGGCAAAACACCTGTTTACGTCCGAGTCCGTATCAGAAGGACATCCTGATAAAATTGCTGACCAAATCTCCGATGCGGTGCTGGATGCGATCCTGACCCAGGATCCAAAAGCGCGCGTAGCGTGTGAAACCTATGTCAAAACCGGCATGGTTCTGGTTGGCGGTGAAATCACCACCAGCGCATGGGTTGATATCGAAGAGATCACCCGTAACACGGTTCGTGAGATCGGTTATGTACATTCTGATATGGGCTTTGATGCCAACTCTTGCGCCGTACTGAGCGCAATTGGCAAACAGTCTCCGGACATCAACCAGGGCGTTGACCGTGCCGATCCACTGGAACAGGGTGCGGGCGACCAGGGCCTGATGTTCGGCTATGCAACCAATGAAACCGACGTGCTGATGCCAGCACCTGTCACCTACGCGCACCGTCTGATGCAGCGTCAGGCCGAAGTACGTAAAAATGGCACCCTGCCGTGGCTGCGTCCGGATGCCAAAAGCCAGGTGACCTTCCAGTACGACGAAGGCAAAATCGCCGGCATTGATGCCGTGGTTCTGTCCACTCAGCATTCTGAAGAGATTGATCAGAAATCCCTGCAGGAAGCCGTGATGGAAGAGATCATCAAACCGGTTCTGCCAGCAGAGTGGCTGAGTGCGTCCACCAAATACTTCATCAACCCAACCGGACGCTTTGTTATCGGCGGGCCAATGGGTGACTGCGGTCTGACCGGTCGTAAAATCATCGTTGATACCTACGGCGGCATGGCACGTCACGGTGGTGGTGCATTCTCCGGTAAAGATCCGTCTAAAGTTGACCGTTCTGCTGCGTATGCTGCACGCTATGTTGCGAAAAACATCGTTGCTGCGGGTCTGGCTGACCGTTGTGAGATCCAGGTTTCTTACGCCATCGGCGTGGCTGAACCGACTTCCATCATGGTTGAAACTTTCGGTACTGAAAAAGTGCCTTCCGAGCAGCTGACTCTGCTGGTGCGTGAGTTCTTCGACCTGCGCCCATATGGCCTGATTCAGATGCTGG belongs to Enterobacter cloacae and includes:
- a CDS encoding transketolase, with protein sequence MSSRKELANAIRALSMDAVQKAKSGHPGAPMGMADIAEVLWRDFLNHNPQNPAWADRDRFVLSNGHGSMLIYSLLHLTGYDLPIEELKNFRQLHSKTPGHPEVGYTAGVETTTGPLGQGIANAVGMAIAEKTMAAQFNRPGHDIVDHFTYAFMGDGCMMEGISHEVCSLAGTLKLGKLVAFYDDNGISIDGHVEGWFTDDTAKRFEAYGWHVVRGVDGHDADSIKLAVEEARAVTDKPSLLMCKTIIGFGSPNKAGTHDSHGAPLGDAEIALTREALGWKHPAFEIPSDIYAQWDAKEAGQVKEAAWNEKFAAYAKAFPQEAAEFTRRMKGDMPSDFDAKANEFIAKLQANPSKIASRKASQNAIEAFGPLLPEFLGGSADLAPSNLTLWSGSKAINEDTAGNYIHYGVREFGMTAIANGISLHGGFLPYTSTFLMFVEYARNAVRMAALMKQRQVMVYTHDSIGLGEDGPTHQPVEQVASLRVTPNMSTWRPCDQVESAVAWKYGVERQDGPTALILSRQNLAQQERTAEQLANIARGGYVLKDCAGQPELIFIATGSEVELAVAAWDKLSAEGVKARVVSMPSTDAFDKQDAAYRESVLPKAVSARVAVEAGIADYWFKYVGLNGAIVGMTTFGESAPAELLFEEFGFTVENVVAKAKELL
- a CDS encoding metalloprotease; protein product: MKMRAIVLALGTTLLLSGCQNMDSNGLMTSGAEAFQAYSLSDAQVKALSDQSCKDMDGKATIAPDNSTYTQRLNKIASALGDNINGQPVNYKVYMAKDVNAFAMANGCIRVYSGLMDMMNDNEVEAVIGHEMGHVALGHVKKGMQVALGTNAIRAAAASAGGIVGSLSQSQLGDVGEKLVNSQFSQRQESEADDYSYDLLRKRGINPSGLATSFEKLAKQEAGRQSSMFDDHPASEERAQHIRDRMAADGIK
- the speB gene encoding agmatinase, which produces MSTLGHQYDNSLVSNAFGFLRLPMNFQPYDSNADWVITGVPFDMATSGRAGGRHGPAAIRQVSTNLAWEHNRFPWNFDMRERLNVVDCGDLVYAFGDARDMSEKLQAHAEKLLAAGKRMLSFGGDHFVTLPLLRAHAKHFGKMALVHFDAHTDTYANGCEFDHGTMFFTAPNEGLIDPNHSVQIGIRTEFDKDNGFTVLDAGQVNDRGVDDILAQVKQIVGDMPVYLTFDIDCLDPAFAPGTGTPVIGGLTSDRAIKLVRGLKYLNIVGMDVVEVAPAYDQSEITALAAATLGLEMLYLQAAKKGE
- the speA gene encoding biosynthetic arginine decarboxylase — its product is MSDDMSSVSPSSAGEQGVLRSMQEVAMNSQEASKMLRTYNIAWWGNNYYDVNELGHISVCPDPDVPEARVDLARLVKAREAQGQRLPALFCFPQILQHRLRSINAAFKRARESYGYKGDYFLVYPIKVNQHRRVIESLIHSGEPLGLEAGSKAELMAVLAHAGMTRSVIVCNGYKDREYIRLALIGEKMGHKVYLVIEKMTEIAIVLEEAERLNVVPRLGVRARLASQGSGKWQSSGGEKSKFGLAANQVLQLVEILRERGRLDSIQLLHFHLGSQMANIRDIATGVRESARFYVELHKLGVNIQCFDVGGGLGVDYEGTRSQSDCSVNYGLNEYANNIIWAIGDACEENGLPHPTVITESGRAVTAHHTVLVSNIIGVERSENTAATPPADDAPRALQSMWETWQEMHEPGTRRSLREWLHDSQMDLHDIHVGYSSGTFSLQERAWAEQLYLNMCHEVQKQLDPSNRAHRPIIDELQERMADKIYVNFSLFQSMPDAWGIDQLFPVLPLEGLNHAPERRAVLLDITCDSDGAIDHYVDGDGIATTMPMPEYDPENPPMLGFFMVGAYQEILGNMHNLFGDTEAVDVFVFPDGSVEVELSDEGDTVADMLEYVQLDPKTLLTQFRDQVKNTGLDDALQQQFLEEFEAGLYGYTYLEDE
- the metK gene encoding S-adenosylmethionine synthase — protein: MAKHLFTSESVSEGHPDKIADQISDAVLDAILTQDPKARVACETYVKTGMVLVGGEITTSAWVDIEEITRNTVREIGYVHSDMGFDANSCAVLSAIGKQSPDINQGVDRADPLEQGAGDQGLMFGYATNETDVLMPAPVTYAHRLMQRQAEVRKNGTLPWLRPDAKSQVTFQYDEGKIAGIDAVVLSTQHSEEIDQKSLQEAVMEEIIKPVLPAEWLSASTKYFINPTGRFVIGGPMGDCGLTGRKIIVDTYGGMARHGGGAFSGKDPSKVDRSAAYAARYVAKNIVAAGLADRCEIQVSYAIGVAEPTSIMVETFGTEKVPSEQLTLLVREFFDLRPYGLIQMLDLLHPIYKETAAYGHFGREHFPWEKTDKAAQLREAAGLK